Below is a window of Aeromonas veronii DNA.
CGTGGATCTGCGCGATGTCAGCGTGCCCGAGAAGAAAGAAGAGAAACCCGAGTTTGATCCGATTCTGCTACGTCCTGTCGATGATTTGGAGCTGACAGTTCGTTCTGCGAACTGTCTGAAGGCAGAAGCTATCCACTATATTGGTGATCTGGTACAGCGTACCGAAGTTGAGTTGCTTAAGACTCCTAACCTCGGTAAGAAGTCCCTGACTGAGATCAAGGACGTGTTGGCCTCCCGTGGTCTGTCTCTTGGCATGCGCCTTGAGAACTGGCCGCCCGCCAGCATCGCTGACGAGTAATCCAGATTACGGGTTTCACAGATTTAGTTAGAAGGATAAGGTCATGCGCCATCGTTTGAGTGGTCGTCAACTGAACCGGAACAGCAGCCATCGTCAGGCAATGTTCCGCAACATGGCCAGCTCCCTGGTTCGTCATGAGATCATCAAGACGACTCTGCCTAAGGCAAAAGAGCTGCGTCGTGTAGTTGAACCGCTGATCACCCTTGCCAAGACTGATAGCGTTGCTAATCGTCGCCTGGCATTTGCCCGTACTCGCGATAACGCGATCGTGGCTAAGCTGTTCAATGAACTGGGCCCGCGCTACCTGGAGCGTGCCGGCGGTTATACTCGCATTCTGAAATGCGGGTTCCGTGCAGGTGACAACGCCCCTATGGCTTATATTGAGCTGGTAGACCGCCCGGCCGCTGCTGAAGCAGCTGCTGAGTGATAAAGAAAAAGCCGGGCTTGTCCCGGCTTTTCTTTTAAAAGACTGTAATTTGAAATTCTTCTTCTTCATTGTCATTTAATCCCCTACTTACCCACCCATTTTTCTTATTCATCGCGGCTTCCGAGGAAGGCAGCCTTGATTCGATTATTCACTCTCTCCAGCAGGCTGTTGTGCATTGGAAAAAGGGTGCTGGTCAAAGATACCCAAGATGTAACGTCGAAGGTTTTTGGCAAAACGCTGTAATGTCAATCAGCATCCAAAATTGACCAGGGTTAGCTGGCTGATTTCATCCTCTGTTTGAAGCGGTACGAGACATTTCCTGTCTCGATGATCTCGCAGTGATGGGTGATCCTATCCAGCATCGCTGTTGTCATTTTCTCATCCGTAAATACCTTGCCCCATTCGCTGAACGCCAGGTTGGTGGTCAGGATCAGGCTGGTGCGCTCGTACAGCTTGCTTAGCAGGTGAAACAGCAGGGCTCCACCGCTTTCGGCAAACAGCAGGCAGCCCAGTTCGTCCAGGATCACCGCATCAACATTGACCAGCCGGTTCGCAAGCTGCCCAGCTTTGCCTGATGCCTTCTCCTGTTCCAGTTGGTTGACCAGGTCCACCACGCCGTAGAAACGCACTCGCTTGCCCCGGCGTACGGCATTGCGTCCTAGGGCGAACCTCACCCGTAGTCGGCGACACGATGGGCACAGTGGGCCCGCATTAGTCGATAAAGAGCTTTTCCTCCGCCTTGTGGATCTGGCGCATGGGGCGTTTTTGCAACTGACACCAGGACTTGTAACGGTCGCAAAACTGGGAGTAGCGGTAACAGCTGTTGGGATAGCGCTGGGTGTACTCCTCCCAGAGCAGCTGTTTGGAGACCCCCCTAGCACTTGAGCTCCTGATGGATAGAGGGCCAATCGGACACGATATGGCGAGCCGATATGGAGGTATCGGCCTGCGTGGTAATACGCAGGAGCCGACACTGGCCTTGGTGCAGCTACTTATCTGGCGAACAGAGAGGTCAGCCTCCAGCCGCAGTCGCAACACTTCACGAATTTTACGCATTGCAATCCTCTTGGCAGACATAGGCTCTTCCCTGGCTAAAGGGAGAGCGTATCAAAGGTCGTTAAATCAATGCGTTAAGAATGATTCCGGTGAATGTGAACAGGGATTCCGGGATGTTGAACACTGTTTCCGGAAAGAGGGGGCAAAGTGTTCAGGTTGAGCCGGAATGAGCGTTCACGTTGGTCCGGAAATGGTGTTCATGATCGGCAGGAATATGCACAGGTTACCGGCTCGTTCACGTAATGGCTCATCAGCGCCAGGAAGCGGGGATTGAAACGGCGCTCTTTGCCCCCGAGCACCTGGTCGACGCAGGTCTTGAGGTTGTCGTAGATGCCCTGGCGTGGCACGCCGCCCAAATAATGGAAAGCCGCATCGTGGGCGGCAAACAGCATCTACTGGGTTTCGCGGGGAAACACCATGACGAAGGGCTGGCGGCTGTGGGTGAGGCGAAAATGGGCAGCCTTGACCCGTTGCTCCACGCCGACGATCTCCACCTCTTCCTCGCTCCAGTCAAACTCATAGGCCTCACCCGCTGCGAACGTCAGAGGGACAAAGGCGGCCACGTTGGCCGGCAGCTGTTTATAGTCACGGACGAAGCGCTGGACGCTGTCGTATGCGCCCCGGTAGCAAGGTGTTGTAGGACTTCAAGGAGTTGTCTGGCACAGCGGCGTTGTTACTTGGGCCGCTTGGCATCGAGGTCCAGCCACTGGGTCTGCGTCGGCTCGAACTCGCCGAGCTTGGGTCTGGCAGGCTGCTGGCGTCGATATTTGGGCGGTTCGGAGGGGGGTTGGCGAAGGTACTTGCGAACGGTATTGCGAGAGAGTCCTGTGACTTTAGCGATGGCGCTGATGGACTGGCCGTCCACCTGGTACATACGCCGGATCTTCAACACGGTTTTCATGATTAACACTCCAGGTTCTCCGATCCAAAGATCGGATAGTTGCACACACTCCGGGGTGGTCAAAATTGGACGCTGAAAACCCCGGAAACCTGGTCATTTTTGCGCGCTGATCAACACGCTGTAAGGGAGTG
It encodes the following:
- the rplQ gene encoding 50S ribosomal protein L17, producing the protein MRHRLSGRQLNRNSSHRQAMFRNMASSLVRHEIIKTTLPKAKELRRVVEPLITLAKTDSVANRRLAFARTRDNAIVAKLFNELGPRYLERAGGYTRILKCGFRAGDNAPMAYIELVDRPAAAEAAAE
- a CDS encoding helix-turn-helix domain-containing protein; amino-acid sequence: MKTVLKIRRMYQVDGQSISAIAKVTGLSRNTVRKYLRQPPSEPPKYRRQQPARPKLGEFEPTQTQWLDLDAKRPK